A segment of the Gemmatimonadota bacterium genome:
TCCTCCAGCGGCGCTTCGTGCCACGCGAGCAACGTGGCCCCCGGTCCGTCGGCGGCGTGCCGTCCGTTGGAGAAACTGAGCTCGGCCGGCACCGAGGTGACCACGAAACGGCCGGATTCGGCCTCGGTGCGATAGGACAGGTCGCCGCCAGCCAGCGTGATCTCGGTGGGAATCCGGTCGTTCCACACACCGGTCATGATCACCACGAGGCCGGTCATGGTGCAGATGACGATGGTGTCGATGAAGGGCTCCAGCAGCGCGACGACACCCTCGGAGACCGGCTCAGGAGTCTTGGCTGCAGCATGGGCGATGGGGGCCGAGCCCTGCCCCGCTTCGTTCGAGAACAAGCCTCGGCGAACACCCCACATGAGGGTCACCAGCAGTGCACCCATCCCCGTACCAGCCACGCCGGCGGTGGGATTGAACGCCTCACGGAAGATCAAGCCCAAGGTGGGGAATAGCTGGCCCAGGTTTGTGAGGATGATGAACAACGCCCCCAGCACGTACAGGGCCGCCATCAGGGGCGCGAGAATACCGGTGACCTTCCCGATGCGGCTGATCCCTCCCAGGATCACCAAGGCGACCAGGCTCGAAGTCACCAGACCGGTGACCCAGGGAGCGACGCCGAAAACAGCCTGCATGTTGTCGGCGACGGTGTTCGCCTGCACGGCATTGCCCGTGAGGAACGCCGTGATGCCGAGAATGAAGGCGAAGAACAGCGCCATCCAACGCCACGAGGGACCGAGCCCGCGCTCGATGTAGTACATCGGCCCACCGGACACGGTGCCGGCCCAGCTACCCTGGGACTCCATGGTCCGGTACTTCTGCGCCAGCGTGACCTCCGTGTACTTCGTGGCCATGCCCAGGAACGCGGTCACCCACATCCAGAACAGCGCCCCAGGTCCTCCCCAGTGGATGGCGACGGCGACACCGGCGATGTTGCCGATCCCGACGGTGGCCGACAGGGCGGTGGTGAGCGCCTGGAAGTGGCTGACGTCCCCCTCGTCGTCGGGATCGTCGTATTTGCCGCTGGTGACGGCGAACCCGTGCCCCAACCGCCGCAACTGTACGAACCCGAGCCGCACCGTGAGGTAGAAGCCCACACCAAGGAGGACGATCACCATGAAGGGGATCGTCTCGTCGCCCATGGGGATCCCGAGCTGGACGATGTAGCGGTTGCCGAGCTCGGACAGGCGTTGGATGAGGTCCATGCGTCTTCTCGAGGGATGGGTTCGTGGGGAGGACTCCGGGACGACCGGGTCGAGGCAGTTTACCCCGGGCCCGCAGCGACTGCCACCCCGTGGCCGAAACCCACTGACCGAGGGGGGCGTACGGACGTTTGCCCCACCGCGACCCCGATCCGGAGTGCGCCATGAGCCGCCGAATCCTCACCATCCTCCCCTTCCTCGTGGCCACCGCCACTCCCACCCTGGAGGCGCAACGGGCGCAAGCCGATCCCGACGATCGTGGTCTCAAAATCGCGATCGGTGACTTCGGGCTCGGCATCGGTGACGTACCTCGCCTGAACGGCCTGCGCATCAACTTCTCCGACGACGACCTGGACCGGATCAACGGGGTCAACCTGACGTTGTGGAAGCCGGACGAGCCGGTGCGCGGGACCATCAACGGACTGTCGATCGGGTTGCTCTCCCCGTCGGCGGACGTTCTGCGCGGAGTGACGCTCGGGCTCGGCGCCCCCGTGGCACAGGACGAGATGGTGGGTGTGAACCTCGGCGGGCTGGCGGTGGTCTCCACGGGAGTGCTGCGGGGAATCAGCGCGGCGGGGCTGGCTTTGGTGGCCGAAGACGAGATCGAAGGGATCGGAGCAGCCGGTCTGGCTCTGGTTTCGGAAGGCGGGATCACCGGGGCACACGTCGGCGGACTCGCGGTTGTCAGTCAGGGGGAGATGCGGGGCATCCACGCCGGCGGTCTCGCGCTGGTGAGCCAGGGACCCATCGCCGGACTGGGACTCGGGGGATTGGCAGTGGTCACCGAGGGGGGCATCGACGGACTTGTGGCCGGGGGACTGGCCACCGTCGCCAGCGGCGATGTCCAGGGAGCCGCGGCCGGGGGCCTGGCCGTGGTGTCGGAAGGGCGTTTTCGGGGAATCGCCGCCGCCGGTCTGGCGGTCGTCGCCGGCGCCGATTTCACAGGGATCGGTCTGGGAGGTTTGGCCGTGGTATCCGGTGGTGACTACCGGGGCATCGCCCTGGGAGGTCTCGCCGTCGAAGCCGAAAACCGGCTGACCGGACTCGGCGCCGGCGCGTACAAGGTGAAGGCGTACGAGGTGAACGGCGCCGCCCTTGCCGTCGGCTGGACCGATCTCGCGCGTCTGAATGGATTCGCCGTGGGGGGCTACAATCGCATCGGATACCAGAGCGGTGTGAGCATCGGCCTCTACAACTCCGCCGAGGTGCTGTCAGGCCTCCAGATCGGGCTTCTCAACCGAGCCGACAACGCTCGCTTCCGCTACCTCCCCTTCGTGAACGCCAAGTTCTAGCGGGCGGCCCGAGCAGCTGCGGGGCGGGCCGGGCGGAGTGGAACCGGCGGCCCCCTTCGCGGGGTCGCTCGCCGCGGTCGGGACGTCACGTTCGGCGGCTCGCTGCCGGATGCGGGGCCTCGCGTCCCGGTAAGGCTGGCTTCCCGGGCTGCCTCGCATCCGAGCCCCCGCGGCGGGGGCCGCCGGCCCCACTCCTCACCGCTTCCGGGGTCCCGCTGGTGGGGCGCCCGGTGGGGGGGACAGGAAAGCAGCAGAAGGGGTGTGCCAGCCGGTGCGTCCCCCTGACCGAGGCCGCCTGACCCACCAGGGGCCCGCCCAAGCGGGCCCACCCTGAACCAAGGCGAGTCCGGCCAACGAACGTGCCCCCGCCAACAGGGACGCAGGCCCCGCCAGGGGCCGCCCGTCCCGCCGGTTGGGGT
Coding sequences within it:
- a CDS encoding sodium:alanine symporter family protein; its protein translation is MDLIQRLSELGNRYIVQLGIPMGDETIPFMVIVLLGVGFYLTVRLGFVQLRRLGHGFAVTSGKYDDPDDEGDVSHFQALTTALSATVGIGNIAGVAVAIHWGGPGALFWMWVTAFLGMATKYTEVTLAQKYRTMESQGSWAGTVSGGPMYYIERGLGPSWRWMALFFAFILGITAFLTGNAVQANTVADNMQAVFGVAPWVTGLVTSSLVALVILGGISRIGKVTGILAPLMAALYVLGALFIILTNLGQLFPTLGLIFREAFNPTAGVAGTGMGALLVTLMWGVRRGLFSNEAGQGSAPIAHAAAKTPEPVSEGVVALLEPFIDTIVICTMTGLVVIMTGVWNDRIPTEITLAGGDLSYRTEAESGRFVVTSVPAELSFSNGRHAADGPGATLLAWHEAPLEELFTDAERTSPFTGVVRPSEGLALAEDGTTYASLYALAAENGAPLTLEAFRRGFGGLAGLGQMIVVISVLMFAISTAISWSYYGDRCANYLFGAKAILPYKMAFVAMHFIGAVLPLTVVWDLGDIFLAIVIWPNLIALALLSGKVKEMTDSYFERKPYIQQAETHRSKAGRKP